The DNA segment CGGAacataatttaaacaaaattaaatttagacccattttaaatttaaataatgaaaaAGCCCAGAAACTTAAGactattatatacataaataaacacTTATTTTAAAACTCTAACTTTTAATAATGAAACATATGTATCAAATTGATAATTTtgcttatatttatatatagatactattaaaaataaaaaagaatatttttactacttttttttttgaggaactaatattttaactacttgggtttatatttgggtagTTTGGTATTTGATATACATACAAATAAATGTAGCAAAAATATTTGCTGATAACACTATATCTAccttattttcaaatttctataCTAATAAACACAAATTAATCTTCAAATAGATTTTGAACAAATTCCacaaaaacacaaaacacaTGATTAAATTTCATATAAATCAATAGTGCCTACGCAAACCAGATATATTTGTCATACAATCATcaaaattatatgattcaaaaccaaaatttctctaattattaaaaataaatcaaaaataaatccgcgattcccaagcgcgggtcaaaatctagtttttattttaatagtatagattttgtaaaaattattgttGAAATACTATTCAAAGCTcattaatagttttatactacATTTCATACACATGTAAACCATTTGCGGGGCGAATTCACGAGATGTAACATACAAAACACATGGGAAACAAAACAAAGTCAAAGCATCTCATAGTGAACATGCAAAACTCAAATCTCCTTTCAACTTTCCCTCCAATGAACCTAGACCACAACATTCTCGAGCACGTCTTGAATAAACTTTCTTAAAGCCGCCTTCGACGTTCCTCCGTCCATTAACGCCACGTGGCACTTCTCAGCCACCTCATTCACTCTGTTCCTGACGTCACTATCTTCCTCCATCACACGCCTTATCGCTCTCTCTAGATCCTCCGCCGTAACCGTCTCCATCACCCCCTCCAACAAATCTCCCCTAATGAACTTCCGTATCTCCACCGCCAATCCCAGCTCGTCCACCATCTCGAACGCATTCACCTTCTGCTCCGCGTAGAGCGGCCACGTCACCATCGGAACGCCGAACCACAAGCTCTCAAGCATCGAGTTCCATCCACAATGAGTAACAAATCCACCAATCGCCGGCTTCGCCAGCACCGCCACTTGCGGAGCCCACCCGATCACCTTCCCTCTATCCGACGTCCGATCCAAGAATCCCTCCGGGAGAACCTCCTCCAGATTTGTGTAGTCTCCGGGTCCCTCCGTCAATATATTCGGCGATGCGCGACGGAGCGACCAGAGAAACCGGTGACCGCTGCGATCTAAGGCCACGGCGATTTCTCTAGTTTGTTCATCGCTGAAACCTCCCAAGCTACCGAAACAGAGGAACACTACTGATCTCTCCGGTTGCTCGTCGAGCCACCGCAAAATCTCCGACTCCTTCCCGCCGTCGTCATCGCGAGATCCGTTTTGGAGATGCAGCACTGGTCCTATAGGGTAAGCGCGAGGAAGATCACCACCGTCATCACGTGATAAAACATTCAAAGCGTGAGGCTCCAGCTCAGCAACGGTatttaccaaaatacccttcaTCTTTCGGAAGTTTCTTGCTTGAGCTAGAAATAACGGTAGCCACTCCTTGGAAACGAAAATGTATGGAAGACATTCAACGGGATAAGGACGGGTCAAACACGGAATCTCCAACTCGTTGACCGACTCACTCAACTCGCTCGTGTCGAGCTTCTTCTCGTCGTACATCTTCTGGAGATGAAGCGAGAATCCAAGGAACGCGGCGTTAGATGTGTACACCATGTAAGTCGGAACTCCGAATTCATCAGCTACATCCATCATCGAGATACAGAACATGTCGATGACGAATCCGGCGAGCCGCGGCGGAGACGACGGCGAGTTTGGATCGAGGAGTTTCGCGACTGCATCTCGCACTTGTGGCTTTTGATTGGCGATGTAGACTTGAGTCGGGAGGCGTTCACCGGTAGGATTATCCGCGACGGAGATGGTCTCGTGACGGAGACGATCTTGAGACGGGGTGAAGAAGGAAGAGATTTGGGCGAAATCACTGGCGTCGCCACCGGAAGATCGAGGGATGATGATGACGGTGATGGAAAGACGTTCATCACCGTTGACTAGTTGCTTGGCTAACTCGACGGTTGATCTGAGATGACCGATTCCTGGCGACGGGATGAACACAAGCTCCATCGTCATTTTATTGGTTGATACTTCTTTTCTTTGCTTTTAAAGGTTTTGGATCCTTCTTTCTTTTTACTGGTTTAGCCAGAAAGAGTGTTTGTTTTTATACAGTATCTAAGTTGTTTGTTGGGTCACGGAAGGTTGGCCCATATAGTTTAATTGGGCCAAGTAAAGCCCATAATAAAGTACAGCCGCCTAGGGAAACCCTAATCTCCAAATGTTCTGTATATTTATATGCTTTTCTTCTTCTGCAAAATTCATAGGATCATTATCTACTGTCTCAGTGAATGATAAAATTGTTGCGTTGTCTAGTGTTTTTCTgaagtttttgtttcttgtgtgGAAGGGTATATGGTGATGATACAATAATGTTGTGGACTAGAGTTTCAGATCTGGGCACTTCACCCAGAAGTTGAAGAGTAACCCTTGGCTGTCTGAGTATTCCCTTTCaccttttttataaattgttttgattaatttggttttcttttttattgattttggcTTAGATGGAATATATGATGAGCTTATgatgataaaaacaattatctTAGCGGATTTCAGTGAGGTTTTTATTGATCAATGATCTGAATTTGTTACACACACTGAAGCTCTTTTGTCTACctagtttatgtttttttattataatatacttTTGATGCTATGATGAGATGAAAGCACGAAGAGTGTAAGAAGAGCAGTGGACAATTACAAATTCTGTAAAGGGTTTGTTTTGCCGTGAGCTTTACTAATTAAACGACTTCTCCTTCCACTGAGcgtattgaaattgtttttagtgtttttttggGCGTCCATTACCAATTCTGAGGGATAAGACAATTCCTTCAGGTATAATGGCTTGTGACGCAATATCAATTTGTGGTATATCCTGATCATCTTGCTCTTTTCACTGCTTTTTGATCCTGGAAATGCCTCGTATATTATTTAACGATTGCTTCTTTGATTTACTAGTATCTCTCTCTTCCATAATTCATTTGTAGTTCTCTTTGCATATCTACTGGTTTTCATCGTTGCCATGATTGTGTAAAGGGTTGAAGAAGCTCATTGATGTGTCGCCACCCCTTTTGTCAAGAGTTTGAATGGCGCGAAGCTTTTACGAGGCTGAGATTGGTGGGAGGCCAAAAAGCTATAATACGATGTGATTTCAAgttcgtttttgttatttaagcTCATACTGTGTCCCTTTAATCTCTGGCCTTCCTATTTTGGTagctgttttgttttttttcggAGAAGAATGTAAATAACAAAATGGAACGACACAACTAATAATAGTGCATCATTTTTTCCTTGAGTTTGAAATGACATACCTTTGGATGTATGGATAAAATGGATTTGTTGAAAAGagtttttccaaaaataaaaaaagtgagctgaattaaatttgttttgatttgttaAACCTTTTGAAGAAATAAAAGTGGTGACCACAGAACACATCTATGAGCCAAACATTAAGTGTTTATTTTATTGGTGCCATCAAATTATAAATTGATAAGATCGTAACAAGTGTTTATCGTATTGGTGTATGGAATTTTTTATAGTAACCACATTCGTTTTTATGTTATCACATCAACAtatcttatttttgttattcCATAACTTTGATTCATTTTTTGGaatattaaaacattatttttactataaattatttagtTATTCTCCAATAAAtttgtgtatttatttttaaatatcgtTTATAAAAAACATTAGGCCTGGGCGTTCGGTGATCTGTTCGGTTTCGGTCCGGGTGATTCGGATTTTCGGTGTTATGCTCATAAGTACCATTCGGTTTTTACTaattatcggatcggattcggttcggtttcttTCGGGTTCTGTTCGGATCGGATTTAACCAATCTTTAAAatcgtaaaaaatatatttttaaaaaccttgaaaattgaccaaaaatttttcaatataaatagattatttacaaatctaattaaaaattagttaaactatctaaattaactaaaaaatattcaaaataacaaataaaacaaactacaaaaatattttgaatactctaaaatatctaaatcaccttaatatatataaaaacattaacatatttaactaattttggatattttccgATCCTaattcggatttcggttcgggttataACCAAAGTTCAAAGTAGTAAGCTCATAAGTCCCATTCGgatatttttgtaaaacagTTCGGAATCGGTTTTGATTTTTCCGGTTCGGGTTAAGGTCGGTATTTCGGGTTGAGTTAAAAACGCCCAGACCTAAAAAACATAATCTAATAATAAttcttttaatcatttttaattattttaattaaaaattatttttgcacGTGCATAAAATACTATTACTATAGAATAAAAGGTGTGGGTTTTGCCTTAGcgggaaattttgttccgagcTAGGTATGGACATTCGAATATCTCTTCGAGTATGAATATGATCCATTAGGGTATTGGTCTTTTGCTATCGAAAAAGGTCTATTCAGGTATTACAAAATCATGATCAAATTTAAGTTGGGTCCGGGTGGATTCGATTTTTAACTGAAGTAACCAAACTACCTGATTTGATTCGATATTTTATATCTAAACTACTTAAACTTATtcaaaaatagttataaaacaaaaaaatactcaaTAGACATGGTTTGAATTGGTTATTTTTGTCCGAAAGTAACCATAGATACAATTTAATTTGAGTATTTGTATCCAAAGTATCCATTTCTATCTATAAAATAcccaaataattattatatttgatttataattaaattttatgtattatatgatTATAAGTATAAgtataaatactttttaatgTTTGGATACTTATTCGGTTTTTGATAAattcggtttcggttttttgggttttgaaaaGGACCCTTTCGAATATTTAGGCAAGGTCCAATCGGGTTTGATACTCTGATTTTCGAATCTGTTTCAGGTCGGTTTTTTGGGTACGGATATTATACCCAGTCCTAATCCGAGCTAGTCACTTTCGATGTCCAATATCACAGGAGAAAGCAGAGCGACTAATTACCGAGATTGCAAGATTTCTGATAGGAGAGTCGCCATGGGAATAGAATATTGAAGTTAGTTTTGTCCAAAATAAAGGATGAGGCcaaacacatatacaagaaaaagaaagccAAGCACACGTGAGTCTCAAATTCGTTGTAACTTGTAACTTGTAAGAACAGAGACAAGttcttgtttctattttttttggtaGAGTAGGGTTCTTAAGAAAGAGATTCAGGGAGTCAGGATCATGCTTCTAAGACGTAAACGCATGCCTTTTTAGGGTTGGGAAGTAGATACGATATGCATCACGTAAAGCTAGAGCTAATACGACAAAACGGGTGAAAATAAGATTTGCAAGAATCTGGAGAAACTTTTGAATATGATCCATAACTGATAGTGAAAGTTTTCAATGAGAGATACTTCTATGATCTATCCCAAGTAAAGGCAACATACTGATTTTCCAAGATCAACTTCTGAAATTTTGAAAGGTCCGTATGATAAtgctttgtttgttttttttttttgactgagATAATGCTTTGTTTGTTAACTACAAGATAtcctttgttttattatttctgTCTGTTCCTCTATGGGCTTTGCTACGAAATCAACATCCTTATTGTTTGGGGAGTCTAAAAGCTTATTTTACTAGTAATAGATAAACAAAGCTGTGGTTACTATCCATCTTGGTCACTGGCGAGTCTTCTCTTTCTTTAATTTTAACTTCAATCTTTACTTCTTTAGAAAggaaataaaaacacaaaaactAACAAACTACGAGAAGGAAACTAAAAATTAGAACATAGAAAGACAAAGGTGACTTTGTAATGACTCTACGATCTTCTTCAACTCGTATCTTTATCTTTGGACTCTGGTAAGACGACACTGAAATTATCTCCGACAAGAAAACGATGAGTTAATCTCCGGCAAGTTGTGCAGATCACGCGCCGAAGATGTCTCCGAGCAAGAAAATTCGCAGAGTGGACCCATCGATCGCATTTCCTACAGAGGAAAGCAGTGTCGGCTTCACAATACACGGCTGCGTTCTCACCGCAGAGATCGCAGCTTACCGGAGCTCTGATTCTCCGGCATCCTCCGTcgtctcttcttctctcttgttCCTCAAAACCTCTGCACatgtttattttcttattactCTCTGTCTTCATCTCTCGGTTTCAAGATTTGATTTATATAggaatgattttttaaaagcaTCTGGCTATTTTGTTTAAGACATTAAATAAGCTTTACACGTGTACGTATATCAACCTATCATTTTGACGTAATTATCACTCGATGACAAAAATGTcaataatttgttttcttttctccaCCAGACGATCTCTCCTCCTCATGTTAGATGCATTGCCATGCACAAGTTCCAAGAACAGCTTCAAGTTGACTCGTTTATGACCCTTTGGTTCACATCGCATTCTAGAATGAAATCATTGTGTTTTTGTGGTCTATAGAAAAGTATATAGTATCCACATACATTAATGTCTGtgcaagtttttttttgctatccAAAATCAGAGCACGACAaggaaatatgttttttttttatcaaaaaaggACAACTAAACTTAAATGttttgccaaaaaaaatattatgtta comes from the Brassica rapa cultivar Chiifu-401-42 chromosome A01, CAAS_Brap_v3.01, whole genome shotgun sequence genome and includes:
- the LOC103871003 gene encoding UDP-glycosyltransferase 71B5-like isoform X2 translates to MTMELVFIPSPGIGHLRSTVELAKQLVNGDERLSITVIIIPRSSGGDASDFAQISSFFTPSQDRLRHETISVADNPTGERLPTQVYIANQKPQVRDAVAKLLDPNSPSSPPRLAGFVIDMFCISMMDVADEFGVPTYMVYTSNAAFLGFSLHLQKMYDEKKLDTSELSESVNELEIPCLTRPYPVECLPYIFVSKEWLPLFLAQARNFRKMKEGECVRDGGRAGIGGGDTEVH
- the LOC103871003 gene encoding UDP-glycosyltransferase 71B5-like isoform X1, producing the protein MTMELVFIPSPGIGHLRSTVELAKQLVNGDERLSITVIIIPRSSGGDASDFAQISSFFTPSQDRLRHETISVADNPTGERLPTQVYIANQKPQVRDAVAKLLDPNSPSSPPRLAGFVIDMFCISMMDVADEFGVPTYMVYTSNAAFLGFSLHLQKMYDEKKLDTSELSESVNELEIPCLTRPYPVECLPYIFVSKEWLPLFLAQARNFRKMKGILVNTVAELEPHALNVLSRDDGGDLPRAYPIGPVLHLQNGSRDDDGGKESEILRWLDEQPERSVVFLCFGSLGGFSDEQTREIAVALDRSGHRFLWSLRRASPNILTEGPGDYTNLEEVLPEGFLDRTSDRGKVIGWAPQVAVLAKPAIGGFVTHCGWNSMLESLWFGVPMVTWPLYAEQKVNAFEMVDELGLAVEIRKFIRGDLLEGVMETVTAEDLERAIRRVMEEDSDVRNRVNEVAEKCHVALMDGGTSKAALRKFIQDVLENVVV
- the LOC103871011 gene encoding B-box domain protein 30, coding for MKTESNKKINMCRGFEEQERRRDDGGCRRIRAPVSCDLCGENAAVYCEADTAFLCRKCDRWVHSANFLARRHLRRVICTTCRRLTHRFLVGDNFSVVLPESKDKDTS
- the LOC103871003 gene encoding UDP-glycosyltransferase 71B5-like isoform X3 codes for the protein MTMELVFIPSPGIGHLRSTVELAKQLVNGDERLSITVIIIPRSSGGDASDFAQISSFFTPSQDRLRHETISVADNPTGERLPTQVYIANQKPQVRDAVAKLLDPNSPSSPPRLAGFVIDMFCISMMDVADEFGVPTYMVYTSNAAFLGFSLHLQKMYDEKKLDTSELSESVNELEIPCLTRPYPVECLPYIFVSKECGDVAALRGAEGECVRDGGRAGIGGGDTEVH